A region of Sulfurimonas sp. DNA encodes the following proteins:
- a CDS encoding Hcp family type VI secretion system effector has translation MDNPVFMSIEGSTQGNITEGATTPESVGNIYQNGHEDEAIVKAFTHNINIPRNTTTGQPTGQRTHNPLIVTKLIDKSSPLLYNALTKGETLKKVELKWYRTSYAGKPEHYYSMTLEDAVITNMDASMESQESASAAQVMPLEIVSFSYRKISWRHETASTSGEDDWRVGVGA, from the coding sequence ATGGATAATCCAGTTTTTATGTCAATCGAGGGTAGCACACAAGGTAATATAACAGAAGGTGCAACAACACCAGAATCAGTAGGTAATATTTATCAGAATGGTCATGAAGATGAGGCGATAGTAAAAGCATTTACTCACAACATCAACATCCCACGCAATACGACTACAGGTCAGCCAACAGGTCAAAGAACTCATAACCCATTGATTGTTACTAAACTAATTGATAAGAGTTCACCACTTCTTTATAATGCACTAACTAAAGGTGAGACTTTAAAGAAAGTAGAACTTAAATGGTATAGAACTTCATATGCAGGTAAACCTGAGCATTACTACAGTATGACTCTTGAAGATGCTGTAATAACTAATATGGATGCATCTATGGAATCTCAAGAGAGTGCATCAGCGGCTCAAGTTATGCCTCTTGAAATAGTATCTTTTTCTTACAGAAAGATTTCTTGGAGACATGAAACTGCTAGTACATCTGGAGAAGATGACTGGAGAGTAGGTGTAGGAGCGTAA
- the tssI gene encoding type VI secretion system tip protein TssI/VgrG has translation MSQLASPMNNKIHQRISAQLKLSEYNQADTMMQGRDSYSVYELEGKSSILTGYEYKLTFISDEEINVEDIVDTETELHLRDETSPLNSKKIYGKIIEAKENGSVARKKLYQIKIVSPLHYLSLNQRYEVYQEMNIPDIISSIIAKYSVLLNIQLDVKIDTQTIPKRHTCTQYKQSDFEFIKMLCEEEGYILLIDASSNNPYTVTLCELNEHAPLNTEIIECTYNKVKTFSTSAQAQDYYENKKPSLDFSIQAGQVMHSHTFADNEVTSQLRSDIKKETLRDRLDKLDESLYKDLSRYAKIDAEQGFSQGIRVLGNSEELSVNDGVVLNLKDIKGHKNTQVIVLSVKYKATFPNALDEYAQVADDEQQAQYSVEFIAIPSEVIYRPQVITSKPRIHSIQTAIVSNTDKDTQKFANEIDVNERGEIKVIFHFDEKRPTSAYVPLSNIYSGDGYGVQFLPRVNSEVIVSFINGDIDRPIITGALHNGENRHPFNLPKEKTKSFIKTQTTPQYEDKEGYNELLFEDKQGEELLSLRAQNDYELNVLNNSNTHIANNKKTIIDNDLELSVQNDSTQTIGNDKKVNILGNEIKTIEKEQILTIKEDQEIHILKDSNSIVNNNSFNVVQKDLTQRVKGFSTSFVEKDTQQKHLGSKYQQVGENLAIEVKKAYSLKAKTIKQAAKTIELDSAKGISLKVGGNVLTVDSSGIHFKTSNYDDNSANAGVTSKTVSIQDLKKPLYEKIRVIGMQTSISKQDKITQELIYTAKVEKYEDGTWSETTELNPTQTAQLKWYFIKNNDKQDRDILTNTPTDDEIEIDALIMKVKLQDDNIQHYGHAHCFVNSPEDETEGYGLSELKCQVNVVEVLGKNIVEPHSTQVNYSVELNIDNPTKDEIKDLKVEIQEKDSSGKVTTIEEKVKDDLSVEHKLKAKKEDEPKLVEINIKVYPREYPKNTAETISYVRPTLEGEITNVSIDKPTQAFAKVVKPDEEIIIKANANIGEGIEIQLDIVTLLKNINEPKVCSFEEFVKNKEIQKTLTMQEIATMLSIDINDIQDIQAVVKHKDKEYKSNKTSIQRTLKSKLYKEDKVLNDIVEDIQKIVFKKGSKGNEVKLIQEALQKMKIDIGSDGIDAKLGNDGEQAVMTFQENYKATNNTHQYNQSKADGVVGKNTLLALDEALVEGWGYVKPNCKITVEQLKQIFIKATNSKLAETAKTFNQYCQVFEINTPLRVAHFFAQCREEVGNNIDIVENLNYKASVLKSGYPFLYFKNHPDEAEQYGRTDSHSANQEAIANRSYSKRNGNGDIASGDGWKFRGKGFIQLTGKSNYKGSNKILKEKVPELGIDLLNNTTIMETIEGSLLSAMAYWTDKKINKIADIAYTYEDVNKVTNIVNMYTKSKTKRQEHFKKTIEIFKEGS, from the coding sequence ATGTCACAACTAGCATCTCCCATGAACAATAAAATCCACCAACGAATCTCAGCCCAACTAAAACTATCTGAATATAATCAAGCAGATACTATGATGCAAGGAAGAGACTCCTATAGCGTATATGAACTAGAAGGTAAAAGTTCAATCTTAACTGGATACGAATATAAACTTACCTTCATAAGTGATGAAGAGATAAATGTAGAGGATATAGTAGATACAGAAACAGAGCTACACTTAAGAGATGAAACAAGCCCACTAAACTCTAAAAAGATATATGGAAAAATCATTGAAGCTAAAGAGAATGGAAGTGTAGCAAGAAAAAAGCTTTACCAAATAAAAATAGTATCCCCTCTACACTATCTTTCACTTAACCAAAGATATGAAGTTTATCAAGAGATGAATATACCTGATATCATTTCATCTATCATTGCAAAATATTCAGTACTACTAAATATTCAACTTGATGTAAAAATAGATACTCAAACTATACCAAAGCGTCATACTTGTACGCAGTATAAACAAAGTGACTTTGAATTTATTAAAATGTTGTGTGAAGAAGAAGGTTACATCCTTCTAATAGATGCATCTTCAAATAATCCATACACAGTTACCCTGTGTGAACTAAACGAACATGCTCCACTAAATACAGAAATCATAGAATGTACATATAATAAAGTTAAAACATTTTCAACATCAGCACAAGCACAAGACTATTATGAAAATAAAAAGCCTTCCTTAGACTTCAGTATACAAGCAGGACAAGTAATGCATAGTCATACTTTTGCTGATAATGAAGTAACATCCCAATTACGCTCAGATATAAAAAAAGAGACTCTCCGTGATAGACTTGATAAACTAGATGAGTCTCTGTATAAAGACCTCTCTCGTTATGCAAAGATAGATGCAGAGCAAGGATTCTCACAAGGTATTAGAGTTCTAGGAAACTCAGAAGAGTTAAGTGTTAATGATGGAGTGGTTCTAAACCTAAAAGATATTAAAGGACATAAGAATACTCAAGTAATTGTTCTAAGTGTAAAGTATAAAGCAACATTTCCAAATGCCTTAGATGAGTATGCTCAAGTTGCAGATGATGAACAACAAGCACAGTACAGTGTAGAGTTCATAGCAATCCCAAGTGAAGTTATATATAGACCACAAGTAATTACTTCTAAACCACGAATCCACTCTATACAAACAGCAATAGTTTCAAATACAGATAAAGATACTCAAAAGTTTGCAAATGAAATAGATGTAAACGAAAGAGGAGAGATAAAAGTAATATTTCACTTTGATGAAAAGAGACCGACCTCTGCTTATGTACCACTCTCAAATATTTATAGTGGAGATGGCTACGGAGTACAGTTCTTACCTAGAGTTAACTCTGAAGTAATAGTAAGCTTTATAAATGGAGATATAGATAGACCAATAATAACGGGAGCCTTGCACAATGGAGAGAACCGACATCCATTTAACCTGCCAAAAGAAAAAACAAAGTCATTTATAAAAACCCAAACAACACCCCAATACGAAGATAAAGAGGGATATAATGAACTACTCTTTGAAGATAAACAAGGAGAAGAGTTACTAAGCCTAAGAGCACAGAATGATTATGAACTAAATGTACTAAACAATAGTAATACACATATAGCAAATAATAAAAAAACAATCATAGATAATGACCTAGAACTCTCTGTACAAAACGATTCAACCCAAACAATAGGAAATGATAAGAAAGTAAATATACTAGGTAATGAGATAAAGACAATAGAAAAAGAGCAAATACTAACAATCAAAGAAGACCAAGAGATACATATACTTAAAGACTCAAACTCTATTGTTAATAATAACTCATTTAATGTTGTTCAAAAAGACTTAACACAAAGAGTAAAAGGTTTCTCTACCTCTTTTGTAGAAAAAGATACTCAACAAAAACACCTAGGTAGTAAATACCAACAAGTAGGAGAGAACTTAGCTATAGAAGTAAAAAAAGCATACTCCCTAAAAGCAAAGACCATAAAACAAGCAGCAAAAACTATAGAGCTAGACTCAGCAAAGGGAATAAGCTTGAAAGTTGGAGGAAATGTTCTAACAGTAGATAGCTCAGGTATACACTTTAAAACATCAAACTATGATGATAACTCAGCAAACGCAGGAGTCACTTCAAAAACAGTTAGTATACAAGACTTGAAAAAACCACTCTATGAAAAGATAAGAGTAATAGGAATGCAAACATCAATCTCTAAACAAGATAAGATTACACAAGAACTTATATATACAGCAAAAGTAGAAAAATATGAAGATGGAACATGGAGTGAGACCACAGAACTAAACCCAACACAAACAGCTCAACTAAAATGGTACTTCATAAAAAACAATGATAAGCAAGATAGAGATATATTAACAAACACACCAACAGATGATGAGATAGAGATAGATGCTCTCATAATGAAAGTAAAACTACAAGATGATAATATACAACACTACGGACATGCACACTGCTTTGTAAATAGCCCAGAAGATGAAACAGAGGGTTATGGACTAAGTGAACTAAAATGCCAAGTAAATGTAGTAGAAGTCTTAGGTAAGAATATAGTTGAACCTCACTCTACTCAAGTAAACTATAGTGTTGAACTAAACATAGATAACCCAACAAAAGATGAGATAAAAGATTTAAAAGTAGAGATACAAGAAAAAGACTCTTCAGGTAAAGTAACAACTATAGAAGAAAAAGTAAAAGATGACCTAAGCGTAGAACATAAACTTAAAGCAAAAAAAGAAGATGAACCTAAACTAGTAGAGATAAATATAAAAGTATACCCAAGAGAGTATCCAAAAAACACAGCAGAGACTATCTCTTATGTAAGACCTACACTTGAAGGTGAAATAACAAATGTTTCAATAGATAAACCAACACAAGCCTTCGCTAAAGTAGTAAAACCTGATGAAGAGATAATAATAAAAGCAAATGCAAATATTGGAGAAGGAATAGAAATACAACTAGATATAGTCACTTTGCTAAAAAACATCAATGAACCTAAAGTATGTAGCTTCGAAGAGTTTGTTAAAAACAAAGAGATTCAAAAAACATTAACTATGCAAGAAATAGCAACAATGCTAAGTATAGATATAAATGATATACAAGATATACAAGCAGTAGTCAAACATAAAGATAAAGAGTATAAAAGTAATAAAACAAGTATACAAAGAACCCTAAAATCAAAACTCTACAAAGAAGATAAAGTTTTAAATGATATAGTAGAAGATATACAAAAGATAGTATTTAAAAAAGGTTCTAAAGGTAATGAAGTAAAACTCATACAAGAAGCTCTTCAAAAGATGAAAATAGATATAGGTAGTGATGGCATAGATGCTAAGTTAGGAAATGATGGAGAACAAGCAGTAATGACTTTCCAAGAGAACTATAAAGCAACAAACAACACTCATCAATACAATCAAAGTAAAGCTGACGGAGTAGTAGGAAAGAACACACTACTTGCTTTAGATGAGGCTTTGGTTGAGGGGTGGGGGTATGTTAAGCCTAATTGTAAAATAACAGTAGAACAATTAAAACAAATATTTATAAAAGCAACAAATAGTAAACTTGCTGAAACAGCAAAAACTTTTAATCAATACTGCCAAGTTTTTGAAATAAATACACCACTTAGAGTTGCTCATTTTTTTGCACAATGTCGAGAAGAAGTGGGTAATAATATAGATATAGTAGAAAACTTAAATTATAAAGCATCCGTATTGAAATCTGGCTATCCATTTTTATATTTTAAGAATCATCCTGATGAAGCAGAACAATATGGTCGTACAGATAGTCATTCTGCAAATCAAGAAGCTATTGCAAATAGAAGCTATTCTAAACGAAATGGAAATGGTGATATAGCAAGTGGTGATGGATGGAAGTTTAGAGGTAAAGGATTTATTCAATTAACTGGTAAATCTAATTATAAAGGATCAAATAAAATTTTAAAAGAAAAAGTTCCTGAATTAGGAATTGATTTATTGAATAATACAACTATTATGGAAACAATAGAAGGTTCTTTATTATCAGCTATGGCATATTGGACTGATAAAAAAATTAATAAGATAGCTGATATTGCTTATACATATGAAGATGTTAATAAAGTCACAAATATTGTGAATATGTATACTAAAAGTAAAACTAAACGACAAGAACATTTTAAAAAAACAATTGAAATATTTAAAGAAGGAAGTTAA
- a CDS encoding tetratricopeptide repeat protein: MIKYLLFIVVVINSLYASKIINYSEIQNIKKNSFILEQVEGDLTNDGLKDLVIIIANNKEKTSDELEEKRYLYILKNLGNAKYKILVENSDAIPIKNIPQDGLDNHHELFIKDGLLIIGIIYNRAEAISYFYFSIDKNSLVNYKYKEYKCLHEIEEKFKVDENNVFEVSLTQFSSEKVYMMNYKIPSIEGLIREDKIFQKDYKKLLEIYKSKDGGKLQEYIIKNITKHFKQEQICDTNEYMDNYLFLNNKKNTAKTNDIAFFLERTKNYDEAIYLLEKILKKYPNRTVAYINLGDAYWGLKNKEKAKQAYSTYIKQMKEKGKEKKIPKVVLERIK, translated from the coding sequence ATGATTAAATATTTACTATTTATAGTGGTAGTTATTAATTCACTTTATGCAAGTAAAATAATTAATTATAGTGAAATACAAAATATAAAGAAAAATAGTTTTATTCTTGAGCAAGTTGAGGGTGATTTAACAAATGATGGGTTAAAAGATTTAGTTATAATTATTGCAAATAATAAAGAAAAAACATCTGATGAGTTAGAAGAGAAAAGATATTTATATATCTTAAAAAATCTTGGGAACGCAAAGTATAAAATTTTAGTTGAAAACAGTGATGCAATTCCTATTAAAAATATACCACAAGATGGACTTGATAACCATCATGAATTATTTATAAAAGATGGTTTGTTAATAATAGGAATTATTTATAATAGAGCTGAAGCAATAAGTTATTTTTATTTTTCTATAGATAAAAATAGTTTAGTAAACTATAAATATAAAGAATATAAATGTTTACATGAAATTGAAGAAAAGTTTAAAGTAGATGAAAATAATGTTTTTGAAGTTTCTTTAACACAGTTCTCTTCTGAAAAAGTTTATATGATGAACTATAAGATTCCTTCTATTGAAGGGCTTATACGAGAAGATAAAATATTTCAAAAGGATTATAAAAAACTTTTAGAGATATATAAGTCAAAAGATGGGGGAAAACTACAAGAATATATAATAAAAAACATTACAAAACATTTTAAACAAGAACAAATTTGTGATACAAATGAATATATGGATAACTATTTATTTTTAAATAATAAAAAAAATACAGCAAAGACAAATGATATAGCTTTTTTTCTTGAACGAACAAAGAATTATGATGAAGCAATCTACCTCCTAGAAAAAATCTTAAAAAAATACCCAAACAGAACAGTAGCCTATATAAATCTAGGAGATGCTTATTGGGGTTTAAAAAACAAAGAAAAAGCTAAACAAGCCTACAGTACATATATAAAACAGATGAAAGAAAAAGGTAAAGAGAAGAAAATTCCAAAAGTTGTTTTAGAGAGAATAAAGTAA
- a CDS encoding type VI secretion system Vgr family protein: MSKLIYLNNTLKQKTKLHKTITAQLKLSEYNQADTMMQGRDSYSVYELEGKSSILTGYEYKLTFISDEEINVEDIVDTETELHLRDETSPLNSKKIYGKIIEAKENGSVARKKLYQIKIVSPLHYLSLNQRYEVYQEMNVPDIISSIIAKYSVLLNIQLDVKIDTQTIPKRHTCTQYKQSDFEFIKMLCEEEGYILLIDASSNNPYTVTLCELNEHAPLNTEIIECTYNKVKTFSTSAQAQDYYENKKPSLDFSIQAGQVMHSHTFADNEVTSQLRSDIKKETLRDRLDKLDESLYKDLSRYAKIDAEQGFSQGIRVLGNSEELSVNDGVVLNLKDIKGHKNTQVIVLSVKYKATFPNALDEYAQVADDEQQAQYSVEFIAIPSEVIYRPQVITSKPRIHSIQTAIVSNTDKDTQKFANEIDVNERGEIKVIFHFDEKRPTSAYVPLSNIYSGDGYGVQFLPRVNSEVIVSFINGDIDRPIITGALHNGENRHPFNLPKEKTKSFIKTQTTPQYEDKEGYNELLFEDKQGEELLSLRAQNDYELNVLNNSNTHIANNKKTIIDNDLELSVQNDSTQTIGNDKKVNILGNEIKTIEKEQILTIKEDQEIHILKDSNSIVNNNSFNVVQKDLTQRVKGFSTSFVEKDTQQKHLGSKYQQVGENLAIEVKKAYSLKAKTIKQAAKTIELDSAKGISLKVGGNVLTVDSSGIHFKTSNYDDNSANAGVTSKTVSIEDLKKPLYEKIRVIGMQTSISKQDKITQELIYTAKVEKYEDGTWSETTELNPTQTAQLKWYFIKNNDKQDRDILTNTPTDDEIEIDALIMKVKLQDDNIQHYGHAHCFVNSPEDETEGYGLSELKRQVNVVEVLGKNIVEPHSTKINYSVELNIDNPTKDEIKDLKVEIQEKDSSGKVTTIEEKVKDDLSVEHKLKVKKEDEPKLVEINIKVYPREYPKNTAETISYVRPTLEGEITNVSIDKPTQAFAKVVKPDEEIIIKANANIGEGIEIQLDIVTLLKNINEPKVCSFEEYVKNKEIQKTLTMQEIATMLSIDINDIQDIQAVVKHKDKEYKSNTVKIVQYEIKALYFSVQGSKLQGTNVPLGAKVDVIAHGTSNTTATIEVLVNKKPFKVLKDGQEVTSFDVVFDERGYSSTEVELRVKSDEEFKTLINRFSPQIGRNIITEPLALKAKISKNNYYKSLETDDTNTIGLNHYQTYIKEATIIDPKNGKVHAKLKVKQDGENVIFMDSMTGELIATAPLDNIVSSMGNINNGLGGLTKGMEYVDGTFATTNTKGVNLKHYSNSWGGNQYVKTYGMSAVSQRISRGTLLISLGVGYYQINSAYEHDTVEIKKHYNQNPSKIEKIGQYTEQQIGSTVLGFAGGAVTSKVVFLAIVALPFELPILAVLGAALIVGGIAGWALSEAGDAGVELIQETKGSTIINDYPLHKHLEGH; this comes from the coding sequence ATGTCTAAACTAATTTACTTAAATAACACTCTAAAGCAAAAAACCAAACTCCATAAAACCATAACAGCCCAACTAAAACTATCTGAATATAATCAAGCAGATACTATGATGCAAGGAAGAGACTCCTATAGCGTATATGAACTAGAAGGTAAAAGTTCAATCTTAACTGGATACGAATATAAACTTACCTTCATAAGTGATGAAGAGATAAATGTAGAGGATATAGTAGATACAGAAACAGAGCTACACTTAAGAGATGAAACAAGCCCACTAAATTCTAAAAAGATATATGGAAAAATCATTGAAGCTAAAGAGAATGGAAGTGTAGCAAGAAAAAAGCTTTACCAAATAAAAATAGTATCCCCTCTACACTATCTTTCACTTAACCAAAGATATGAAGTCTATCAAGAGATGAATGTACCTGATATCATTTCATCTATCATTGCAAAATATTCAGTACTACTAAATATTCAACTTGATGTAAAAATAGATACTCAAACTATACCAAAGCGTCATACTTGTACACAGTATAAACAAAGTGATTTTGAATTTATTAAAATGTTGTGTGAAGAAGAAGGTTACATCCTTCTAATAGATGCATCTTCAAATAATCCATACACAGTTACCCTATGTGAACTAAACGAACATGCTCCACTAAATACAGAAATCATAGAATGTACATATAATAAAGTTAAAACATTTTCAACATCAGCACAAGCACAAGACTATTATGAAAATAAAAAGCCTTCCTTAGACTTCAGTATACAAGCAGGACAAGTAATGCATAGTCATACTTTTGCTGATAATGAAGTAACATCCCAATTACGCTCAGATATAAAAAAAGAGACTCTCCGTGATAGACTTGATAAACTAGATGAGTCTCTGTATAAAGACCTCTCTCGTTATGCAAAGATAGATGCAGAGCAAGGATTCTCACAAGGTATTAGAGTTCTAGGAAACTCAGAAGAGTTAAGTGTTAATGATGGAGTGGTTCTAAACCTAAAAGATATTAAAGGACATAAGAATACTCAAGTAATTGTTCTAAGTGTAAAGTATAAAGCAACATTTCCAAATGCCTTAGATGAGTATGCTCAAGTTGCAGATGATGAACAACAAGCACAGTACAGTGTAGAGTTCATAGCAATCCCAAGTGAAGTTATATATAGACCACAAGTAATTACTTCTAAACCACGAATCCACTCTATACAAACAGCAATAGTTTCAAATACAGATAAAGATACTCAAAAGTTTGCAAATGAAATAGATGTAAACGAAAGAGGAGAGATAAAAGTAATATTTCACTTTGATGAAAAGAGACCGACCTCTGCTTATGTACCACTCTCAAATATTTATAGTGGAGATGGCTACGGAGTACAGTTCTTACCTAGAGTTAACTCTGAAGTAATAGTAAGCTTTATAAATGGAGATATAGATAGACCAATAATAACGGGAGCCTTGCACAATGGAGAGAACCGACATCCATTTAACCTGCCAAAAGAAAAAACAAAGTCATTTATAAAAACCCAAACAACACCCCAATACGAAGATAAAGAGGGATATAATGAACTACTCTTTGAAGATAAACAAGGAGAAGAGTTACTAAGCCTAAGAGCACAGAATGATTATGAACTAAATGTACTAAACAATAGTAATACACATATAGCAAATAATAAAAAAACAATCATAGATAATGACCTAGAACTCTCTGTACAAAACGATTCAACCCAAACAATAGGAAATGATAAGAAAGTAAATATACTAGGTAATGAGATAAAGACAATAGAAAAAGAGCAAATACTAACAATCAAAGAAGACCAAGAGATACATATACTTAAAGACTCAAACTCTATTGTTAATAATAACTCATTTAATGTTGTTCAAAAAGATTTAACACAAAGAGTAAAAGGTTTCTCTACCTCTTTTGTAGAAAAAGATACTCAACAAAAACACCTAGGTAGTAAATACCAACAAGTAGGAGAGAACTTAGCTATAGAAGTAAAAAAAGCATACTCCCTAAAAGCAAAGACCATAAAACAAGCAGCAAAAACTATAGAGCTAGACTCAGCAAAGGGAATAAGCTTGAAAGTTGGAGGAAATGTTCTAACAGTAGATAGCTCAGGTATACACTTTAAAACATCAAACTATGATGATAACTCAGCAAACGCAGGAGTCACCTCAAAAACAGTTAGTATAGAAGACTTGAAAAAACCACTCTATGAAAAGATAAGAGTAATAGGAATGCAAACATCAATCTCTAAACAAGATAAGATTACACAAGAACTTATATATACAGCAAAAGTAGAAAAATATGAAGATGGAACATGGAGTGAGACCACAGAACTAAACCCAACACAAACAGCTCAACTAAAATGGTACTTCATAAAAAACAATGATAAGCAAGATAGAGATATATTAACAAACACACCAACAGATGATGAGATAGAGATAGATGCTCTCATAATGAAAGTAAAACTACAAGATGATAATATACAACACTACGGACATGCACACTGCTTTGTAAATAGCCCAGAAGATGAAACAGAGGGTTATGGACTAAGTGAACTAAAACGCCAAGTAAATGTAGTAGAAGTCTTAGGTAAGAATATAGTTGAACCTCACTCTACTAAAATAAACTATAGTGTTGAACTAAACATAGATAACCCAACAAAAGATGAGATAAAAGATTTAAAAGTAGAGATACAAGAAAAAGACTCTTCAGGTAAAGTAACAACTATAGAAGAAAAAGTAAAAGATGACCTAAGCGTAGAACATAAACTTAAAGTAAAAAAAGAAGATGAACCTAAACTAGTAGAGATAAATATAAAAGTATACCCAAGAGAGTATCCAAAAAACACAGCAGAGACCATCTCTTATGTAAGACCTACACTTGAAGGTGAAATAACAAATGTTTCAATAGATAAACCAACACAAGCCTTCGCTAAAGTAGTAAAACCTGATGAAGAGATAATAATAAAAGCAAATGCAAATATTGGAGAAGGAATAGAAATACAACTAGATATAGTTACTTTGCTAAAAAACATCAATGAACCTAAAGTATGTAGCTTCGAAGAGTATGTTAAAAACAAAGAGATTCAAAAAACATTAACTATGCAAGAAATAGCAACAATGCTAAGTATAGATATAAATGATATACAAGATATACAAGCAGTAGTGAAACATAAAGATAAAGAGTATAAAAGTAATACTGTAAAAATCGTACAATATGAAATTAAAGCTTTATATTTTTCTGTACAAGGCTCAAAACTTCAAGGGACAAATGTACCTTTAGGTGCTAAAGTAGATGTTATAGCACATGGAACAAGTAATACTACAGCTACAATAGAAGTGCTTGTTAATAAAAAACCATTCAAAGTTTTAAAAGATGGACAAGAAGTTACGAGCTTTGATGTTGTATTTGATGAGAGAGGGTACTCTTCTACAGAAGTAGAGTTACGAGTAAAAAGTGATGAAGAGTTTAAAACACTCATAAATAGATTTTCTCCACAAATAGGAAGAAATATAATAACAGAACCACTAGCACTTAAAGCAAAGATTTCAAAAAATAACTACTATAAATCATTAGAAACTGATGATACAAATACTATAGGTCTTAACCATTATCAAACATATATAAAAGAGGCTACAATAATAGACCCTAAAAATGGTAAAGTTCATGCAAAATTGAAAGTGAAACAAGATGGTGAGAATGTAATATTTATGGATAGCATGACAGGAGAACTTATTGCTACTGCACCATTAGATAATATTGTAAGTTCAATGGGTAATATTAATAACGGTCTTGGTGGACTGACAAAGGGTATGGAATATGTTGATGGAACATTTGCCACAACAAATACTAAAGGGGTAAATCTTAAACATTATAGTAATAGTTGGGGTGGTAATCAGTATGTGAAGACTTATGGGATGTCGGCTGTAAGTCAAAGAATTAGTAGAGGGACACTTTTGATAAGTTTAGGTGTAGGATACTATCAAATTAACTCAGCTTATGAGCATGACACAGTAGAAATAAAAAAACATTACAACCAAAACCCTAGTAAAATAGAAAAAATCGGACAATATACAGAGCAACAAATAGGAAGTACTGTTTTAGGGTTTGCTGGGGGAGCTGTAACATCTAAAGTAGTTTTCTTAGCAATAGTGGCTCTTCCATTTGAATTACCAATTTTAGCTGTATTAGGTGCTGCCCTTATAGTCGGTGGGATAGCAGGTTGGGCACTTTCAGAAGCTGGAGATGCGGGAGTGGAGTTAATTCAAGAGACTAAAGGTAGTACGATAATAAATGATTACCCACTACATAAACATTTAGAAGGACATTAA